In one window of Catenulispora sp. GP43 DNA:
- a CDS encoding AAA family ATPase gives MSPQQDGSAHVKDREIAVEQQAVDAAYARLARMREQAASRVRESYKVAQGGTYSALVDRDVQVMEAAIWERSLENAYNELVFGRLDLKPETPGEELETYRIGRLGVRTEELEPLVVDWRAPAAAAFYQAAPEDPKGVVRRRVLHCRGEKVLDIEDDLLDPDAAPEGLPVVGDGAFIAALARTRTGHMRDIVATIQREQDVVIRSPADVSVVVTGGPGTGKTAVALHRVAWLMFQHRRRFGSRGVLVVGPNRRFTDYIERVLPSLGEGGAALRSLGDVVNGVEATRHEDAVLAKLKGSPRMVRVLRKAANDAPWGAPKDVRLIYQGTFFTLDAPQLAALRERMLRGGNRRPNAVRADVIRALQDAAWNAYQDAKRAAGDASPYDEYPDLLEDDKRTFLSELRSERPFADFVTAWWPQRSPLEVLRSLGDPAYLADVSRGVLSASDAALLAESWRAVGERGAGLSYSDVALLDELDSLLGEGPRTARAAAAANPYVVDGVNLLTGEETDDGTEPESGGFRELSTFGDRAARRGAYEEEPDPEEFGHIVVDEAQDLSPMQWRMLARRGRHATWTVVADAAQSSWEDLDEARRSMDLALGTSRERRQFELTTNYRNPVEIADYAAALLRRFLPDAALPRAVRSTGRPPEFVVSTEADLASAAGAAARRLAGEVEGTVGVIVPMTRLGRFIVTDVPDRVQVLGSLESKGLEFDAVVLVDPDLIASESPMGPRTHYVTATRATQLLVTISVEGGTAAGGSSVIEVGGDGD, from the coding sequence GTGTCACCTCAGCAGGACGGTTCGGCGCACGTCAAGGATCGCGAGATCGCGGTCGAGCAGCAGGCCGTGGACGCCGCCTACGCCCGGCTGGCCCGGATGCGCGAGCAGGCCGCGAGCCGGGTGCGCGAGAGCTACAAGGTGGCCCAGGGCGGGACCTACTCGGCGCTGGTCGACCGGGACGTGCAGGTCATGGAGGCGGCCATCTGGGAGCGGTCCCTGGAGAACGCCTACAACGAACTGGTGTTCGGTCGCCTGGACCTCAAGCCGGAGACCCCCGGCGAGGAGCTGGAGACCTACCGCATCGGCCGGCTCGGGGTGCGCACCGAGGAGCTGGAGCCGCTGGTCGTGGACTGGCGCGCGCCGGCCGCCGCCGCCTTCTACCAGGCCGCCCCGGAGGACCCGAAGGGCGTCGTGCGCCGCCGGGTGCTGCACTGCCGCGGCGAGAAGGTCCTGGACATCGAGGACGACCTGCTCGACCCGGACGCCGCGCCCGAGGGCCTGCCGGTGGTCGGCGACGGCGCCTTCATCGCCGCGCTGGCCCGCACCCGCACCGGCCACATGCGCGACATCGTCGCGACCATCCAGCGCGAGCAGGACGTGGTGATCCGCTCGCCCGCCGACGTGAGCGTGGTGGTCACCGGCGGCCCGGGCACCGGCAAGACCGCGGTGGCGCTGCACCGGGTGGCGTGGCTGATGTTCCAGCACCGGCGCCGCTTCGGCTCGCGCGGGGTGCTGGTGGTCGGCCCGAACCGGCGCTTCACCGACTACATCGAGCGGGTGCTGCCCTCCCTGGGTGAGGGCGGTGCCGCGCTGCGCTCGCTGGGCGACGTGGTGAACGGCGTGGAGGCCACCCGCCACGAGGACGCGGTGCTGGCCAAGCTGAAGGGCTCGCCGCGCATGGTGCGCGTCCTGCGCAAGGCGGCGAACGACGCGCCGTGGGGCGCCCCGAAGGACGTCCGCCTGATCTACCAGGGCACGTTCTTCACCCTGGACGCGCCGCAGCTGGCCGCGCTGCGCGAGCGGATGCTGCGCGGCGGCAACCGGCGCCCGAACGCGGTGCGCGCCGACGTCATCCGGGCCCTCCAGGACGCCGCCTGGAACGCCTACCAGGACGCCAAGCGCGCCGCCGGCGACGCCTCGCCCTACGACGAGTACCCGGACCTGCTCGAGGACGACAAGCGCACCTTCCTGTCCGAGCTGCGCTCCGAGCGGCCCTTCGCCGACTTCGTGACCGCCTGGTGGCCGCAGCGCAGCCCGCTGGAGGTGCTGCGCTCGCTCGGCGACCCGGCGTACCTGGCCGACGTCTCACGCGGCGTGCTGAGCGCCTCCGACGCCGCCCTGCTGGCCGAGTCGTGGCGCGCCGTGGGGGAGCGGGGCGCCGGGCTGTCCTACTCCGACGTGGCGCTCCTGGACGAGCTGGACTCGCTGCTCGGCGAGGGCCCGCGCACGGCGCGCGCGGCCGCGGCGGCGAACCCCTACGTCGTGGACGGCGTGAACCTGCTGACCGGCGAGGAGACCGACGACGGCACGGAGCCGGAGTCCGGCGGCTTCCGCGAGCTGTCGACCTTCGGCGACCGCGCGGCGCGCCGCGGTGCCTACGAGGAAGAACCTGACCCGGAGGAATTCGGGCACATCGTCGTCGACGAGGCCCAGGACCTCTCGCCCATGCAGTGGCGGATGCTGGCCCGGCGCGGCCGGCACGCGACCTGGACCGTGGTGGCCGACGCGGCCCAGAGCTCGTGGGAGGACCTGGACGAGGCCCGGCGCTCGATGGACCTGGCGCTGGGCACCTCGCGGGAGCGCCGGCAGTTCGAGCTGACCACCAACTACCGGAACCCGGTGGAGATCGCCGACTACGCCGCGGCCCTGCTGCGCCGGTTCCTGCCGGACGCGGCGCTGCCGCGGGCCGTCCGTTCCACCGGACGGCCCCCGGAGTTCGTGGTGAGCACCGAGGCCGACCTGGCCTCGGCCGCCGGGGCCGCCGCGCGCCGGTTGGCCGGCGAGGTGGAGGGCACAGTCGGAGTGATCGTGCCGATGACCCGGTTGGGGAGGTTCATCGTGACCGACGTGCCGGACCGCGTGCAGGTCCTGGGCTCGCTGGAGTCCAAGGGCCTGGAGTTCGACGCCGTGGTGCTGGTCGACCCGGACCTGATCGCCTCGGAATCCCCGATGGGCCCCCGCACGCACTACGTCACCGCCACTCGGGCCACTCAGCTGCTCGTCACGATTTCCGTGGAGGGTGGAACCGCAGCTGGGGGGTCAAGCGTCATCGAAGTGGGCGGGGACGGGGACTGA